A genomic stretch from Candidatus Baltobacteraceae bacterium includes:
- a CDS encoding glycosyltransferase family 1 protein, which translates to MNVLLDARETRRMSAGMVAYVRELANRLPNVAPDITVRTVGRGENFSFTEQVEIPFASRYSDLVHFPTIFAPVVLPKKYVVTIHDLIHLRYPHLFSLTTGAYYSIFVRRLINGAARLLVGDWRTRDDLERFFNVGRERIRVIALGYDPALVDVPPRVGQRYLLYVGNHRAHKNLATMVAAWDALPPDVDIDLALTGVADVELPPRHGGRKLVYLGDLSAEETAAAIRGATALIQPSLAEGFGLPVLEAIVRRVPVIAAEDAYPGFLKAFVGRFEALSVPALRSLLEEVVRSPQRLRGLAIEGEEIARDYTWDRFATKVAAVYRETLEDDLDT; encoded by the coding sequence ATGAACGTCTTACTCGACGCGCGCGAGACGCGGCGCATGTCGGCCGGGATGGTTGCGTACGTGCGCGAACTAGCAAACCGCTTGCCGAACGTCGCGCCCGACATCACGGTGCGCACGGTCGGGCGCGGCGAGAATTTTTCCTTTACCGAGCAAGTCGAGATTCCGTTTGCATCGAGATATTCCGATCTCGTGCATTTTCCGACAATTTTCGCTCCGGTCGTTCTACCGAAGAAGTACGTCGTTACGATTCACGACCTGATTCATTTGCGCTACCCGCATTTGTTCTCACTGACGACGGGCGCATACTATTCGATTTTTGTGCGGCGGCTCATCAACGGTGCAGCGCGGCTGCTCGTCGGCGATTGGCGAACGCGCGACGATCTCGAGCGGTTCTTCAACGTTGGCCGCGAGCGCATACGCGTGATCGCGCTTGGCTACGATCCGGCGTTGGTCGATGTCCCGCCGCGAGTCGGTCAGCGCTACCTGCTCTACGTGGGGAACCATCGTGCGCATAAGAATCTCGCAACGATGGTCGCGGCTTGGGACGCGCTCCCGCCGGACGTCGACATCGATCTTGCGTTGACCGGGGTTGCGGACGTAGAGCTGCCGCCACGTCACGGCGGACGCAAACTGGTTTACCTCGGTGATTTGTCCGCGGAAGAAACCGCAGCCGCGATTCGCGGTGCAACGGCGCTCATTCAGCCCTCACTTGCCGAAGGTTTCGGTTTACCCGTACTCGAGGCAATCGTCCGGCGCGTCCCGGTCATCGCTGCGGAGGATGCGTATCCGGGCTTTCTCAAAGCGTTCGTCGGACGCTTCGAGGCACTGAGTGTCCCGGCGTTGCGTTCTCTTTTAGAAGAAGTCGTGCGTTCACCGCAGCGGCTTCGAGGGCTTGCGATCGAAGGTGAAGAGATCGCGCGAGACTATACATGGGACCGCTTCGCAACCAAAGTGGCCGCCGTCTATCGCGAAACCCTGGAGGACGACCTGGACACGTGA
- a CDS encoding glycosyltransferase, translating to MIDVAFDRRETSHMSIGMRQYVAELAARLPRVAPELQFATFGSGDNFDWGEQAAMPLQIARMHPHLVHIPTPFTPLVIPAPYVMTIHDLIDLNFPQWTKPKARWYFGVAVRRAARGARCVITDDRATADDLVRFYELDPARIAVVPLGVDVPDVDPIRRTVPFVIYAGNRRPHKDLKTIVAAWHAVDPQMELDLVLTGPQLADLHIPRRERGSVVFAGELAHADVLRWMKGARALVHAALREGFGLPLLEAVRVGTPVICAQTSVPDVLRKHVRSFVPGDVRALTGAIESALRGELSEQTQRAQRETANLTWDHCASLTANVYRRFL from the coding sequence ATGATCGACGTTGCTTTCGATCGGCGCGAAACCTCGCACATGTCGATCGGCATGCGACAGTACGTCGCAGAGCTCGCCGCGCGTCTGCCGCGAGTCGCTCCGGAGCTACAGTTTGCGACCTTCGGAAGCGGGGACAACTTTGATTGGGGCGAGCAAGCGGCAATGCCGCTACAGATCGCGCGGATGCATCCGCATCTCGTCCATATTCCCACGCCGTTCACGCCACTCGTCATACCTGCGCCGTACGTCATGACGATCCACGACTTGATCGATCTCAATTTCCCCCAATGGACGAAACCGAAAGCACGCTGGTACTTCGGTGTTGCGGTACGCCGTGCCGCGCGAGGTGCGCGCTGCGTTATCACCGACGATCGCGCTACGGCGGACGACCTCGTCCGGTTTTACGAATTGGATCCCGCTCGCATCGCCGTTGTGCCACTTGGCGTCGATGTTCCGGATGTCGATCCGATCCGCCGCACGGTACCGTTTGTGATTTACGCGGGCAACCGGCGGCCTCACAAAGACCTGAAAACGATCGTTGCCGCTTGGCATGCGGTCGATCCGCAGATGGAGCTCGATCTGGTTCTGACGGGACCCCAGCTCGCCGACCTTCATATCCCGCGCCGCGAGCGCGGCAGCGTCGTTTTCGCGGGTGAGCTGGCGCACGCGGATGTCCTGCGCTGGATGAAAGGAGCGCGGGCGCTCGTGCACGCGGCGCTGCGGGAAGGATTCGGCTTGCCGCTCTTGGAGGCGGTACGCGTGGGAACGCCCGTGATCTGCGCACAGACTTCCGTCCCCGACGTGTTGCGGAAGCACGTGCGGAGTTTCGTGCCCGGCGACGTTCGAGCGCTCACGGGCGCGATCGAAAGCGCGCTGCGCGGCGAGCTGAGCGAGCAAACACAGCGTGCGCAACGCGAGACGGCAAATTTGACCTGGGATCACTGCGCAAGTCTGACCGCAAACGTTTACAGGCGTTTCCTATGA
- a CDS encoding glycosyltransferase, producing MPDALASLPPGANVLVLDACSSDDTVAVARRAGATVLERQWTNFVDARTFAVDNVRSPWTFMLDADEQLDDKLREALFNIEPEAAEIEGYRVRRATRFCGEIVHAFGWDNEMILRMFRTDRGVVAAHPVAGGSAALHERWSVPGNVADLDGALFHNSYPEESTYAQKYERYTSIEAAGTAPSIARLVVSALVAPARFVWLLGPRGGLRLGRRGLYIAFWSASYQTIVRWKALRRKE from the coding sequence TTGCCCGACGCCCTGGCATCACTGCCTCCGGGTGCGAATGTCCTCGTGCTCGATGCCTGTTCGAGCGACGACACCGTCGCGGTTGCACGGCGCGCCGGTGCGACCGTACTCGAACGGCAATGGACGAACTTCGTCGATGCACGCACGTTCGCAGTCGATAACGTACGCTCGCCTTGGACGTTCATGCTCGATGCCGACGAACAGCTCGACGACAAGCTGCGCGAGGCGCTTTTCAACATTGAACCCGAAGCCGCGGAGATCGAGGGATATCGCGTGCGGCGCGCGACGCGTTTTTGCGGCGAGATCGTGCATGCCTTCGGGTGGGACAACGAGATGATCTTACGGATGTTCCGAACCGATCGCGGCGTCGTCGCGGCGCATCCCGTCGCAGGCGGCAGCGCCGCGCTGCACGAGCGCTGGAGCGTTCCGGGGAACGTCGCCGATCTCGACGGCGCGCTCTTTCACAACTCGTATCCCGAGGAAAGCACCTACGCGCAGAAATACGAGCGCTACACGTCGATCGAAGCCGCGGGCACTGCTCCGAGCATCGCCCGTCTCGTCGTCAGCGCACTCGTCGCACCCGCGCGCTTCGTCTGGTTGCTTGGACCGCGCGGTGGCCTCCGCCTCGGCCGGCGCGGCCTGTATATCGCGTTCTGGTCGGCGTCGTATCAGACCATCGTTCGATGGAAGGCGCTACGTCGCAAGGAATGA
- a CDS encoding CTP synthase, translating into MAKYIFFTGGVVSSLGKGITAASLGRLLVARGLTVSIQKLDPYINVDAGTMNPYQHGEVFVTEDGAETDLDLGHYERFIDENLTRRNNVTTGQIYASVIEKERRGDYLGATVQVVPHITNEIKATITRVAEMQVADVYIIEVGGTVGDIESLPFLEAIRQIRHDVGDENVMYVHLTLVPHLGAADELKTKPTQHSVRELRGIGISPDAIVVRTGSNRRITEDLKEKIALFCGVPAHAVVGNADASSIYKVPLNLEAQGLAEAVIQKLALRVQHPARLEEWAAMVERIDRPAHRLRIALVGKYVELKDAYISINEALYHAGIYHDASIEIVRVDSETIEEQGVGVLDGAEGILVAPGFGARGVKGKLRAIQHARESKVPFLGICYGMQLACVEFARNVCGLEDAMTTEVDEATTNNVIDFLPEQRNLDFKGGTMRLGAYDCILEAGSLAARAYGSLEISERHRHRYEFNNKYKAIFEEHRMIFSGHHVLGRTTLVEVIELPQSIHPWFVGTQAHPEFKSRPTRPSPLYRDFVGAALASSREQAATPSAQLTRS; encoded by the coding sequence ATGGCGAAATACATCTTCTTTACCGGCGGCGTTGTAAGTTCGCTCGGAAAGGGGATAACGGCAGCTTCACTCGGGCGCCTACTCGTGGCGCGCGGACTGACCGTCTCGATCCAGAAGCTGGATCCATACATCAACGTCGACGCGGGTACGATGAATCCGTACCAGCACGGCGAGGTTTTCGTTACGGAAGACGGCGCCGAGACGGATCTCGATCTCGGACACTACGAACGCTTCATCGACGAGAATCTGACGCGCCGTAACAATGTGACGACGGGCCAGATCTACGCGTCGGTTATCGAGAAGGAACGGCGCGGCGACTATTTGGGTGCGACGGTTCAGGTCGTACCGCACATTACGAATGAGATCAAAGCGACAATCACGCGCGTCGCCGAGATGCAAGTCGCCGACGTCTACATCATCGAGGTCGGCGGGACGGTCGGCGACATCGAATCCCTGCCGTTTCTCGAAGCGATCCGTCAAATTCGTCACGACGTCGGCGACGAGAACGTTATGTACGTCCATCTCACGCTGGTCCCGCACCTGGGTGCGGCCGACGAGCTCAAAACTAAGCCGACACAGCACTCCGTGCGCGAGCTTCGCGGCATCGGCATCTCGCCCGACGCGATCGTGGTCCGGACCGGCTCAAACCGGCGCATCACCGAAGACTTGAAAGAGAAGATCGCGCTGTTCTGCGGCGTTCCCGCGCATGCCGTCGTAGGCAATGCCGATGCCTCGAGCATCTATAAGGTGCCGCTCAACCTCGAAGCCCAGGGCCTCGCCGAAGCCGTGATTCAAAAGCTTGCGCTTCGCGTGCAGCATCCCGCGCGGCTCGAGGAATGGGCGGCGATGGTCGAGCGCATCGATCGGCCGGCACACCGCCTGCGGATTGCACTCGTCGGTAAGTACGTCGAGCTCAAAGACGCCTACATCTCAATCAATGAGGCGCTGTACCACGCCGGCATCTATCACGATGCATCGATCGAGATCGTGCGCGTGGATTCCGAGACGATCGAAGAGCAGGGCGTGGGCGTGCTCGATGGAGCCGAAGGCATTTTGGTCGCTCCCGGCTTCGGAGCTCGAGGCGTCAAAGGAAAGTTGCGCGCAATCCAACACGCACGCGAAAGCAAGGTGCCGTTCCTGGGCATCTGCTACGGAATGCAGTTGGCGTGTGTCGAGTTCGCGCGTAACGTCTGCGGTCTCGAAGATGCGATGACGACCGAAGTCGATGAGGCGACGACCAACAACGTCATCGACTTCTTGCCCGAACAGCGCAATCTGGATTTCAAGGGCGGGACGATGCGCCTCGGCGCGTACGACTGCATCTTGGAGGCTGGTTCGCTGGCGGCGCGCGCGTATGGTTCGCTTGAGATCAGCGAGCGTCATCGCCACCGCTACGAGTTCAACAATAAATACAAAGCGATTTTCGAAGAACATCGCATGATCTTTTCGGGACATCATGTTTTGGGCCGCACGACGCTGGTCGAAGTCATCGAGCTGCCGCAAAGCATTCATCCGTGGTTTGTAGGAACGCAGGCACATCCGGAGTTCAAGTCACGCCCGACGCGTCCGTCGCCGCTGTATCGTGATTTCGTCGGTGCGGCCCTGGCAAGCAGTCGCGAGCAGGCAGCGACACCCAGCGCACAACTGACCCGCTCCTGA
- a CDS encoding methionine synthase: MRRPYPTTIAGSLPKPSWLAETERLWPAWRLEGDELEPAIRDATRIAIFEQARAGIDLVTDGEQSRQHFVHGFLAGVAGVDFTKKVKRGIRADRYEAECPSITGPVSRRVPIFVDDVRFAKSLGQSVKITIPGPMTIVDTLYDAHYADRKTAALAFAKVIRQEAEELIAAGVDAVQLDEPAFNVYFEEVEDWGIAALEAAFGGLSVIKAVHICYGYGIEANNNWKKSLGTEWDQYAQLFPFLSQSCVDQVSIELAGSRVPPEVLSLLRNKDAAIGVIDVASDRVETAQDVLATIRLAEKYLPMERIWCSTNCGMAPMRRDIAYAKLQALGTGAELARDHAMLATMKRSSPA, encoded by the coding sequence ATGCGACGACCGTATCCGACCACGATTGCCGGTAGCCTCCCCAAGCCGTCCTGGCTCGCCGAAACCGAACGGCTTTGGCCGGCTTGGCGCCTCGAGGGTGACGAGCTGGAGCCGGCGATCCGCGACGCCACGCGTATCGCGATTTTCGAGCAAGCCCGTGCGGGAATCGATCTCGTCACGGATGGCGAGCAATCGCGTCAGCATTTCGTGCATGGCTTTCTTGCGGGCGTCGCGGGCGTTGATTTCACGAAGAAAGTGAAGCGCGGCATTCGCGCCGACCGGTACGAAGCCGAATGCCCGAGCATCACCGGCCCGGTGAGCCGCCGCGTCCCGATTTTCGTCGACGACGTGCGTTTTGCAAAATCGCTCGGCCAAAGTGTGAAAATTACGATTCCCGGCCCAATGACGATCGTCGATACGCTCTACGACGCGCACTATGCGGATCGAAAGACAGCGGCGCTCGCGTTCGCGAAGGTCATCCGCCAAGAAGCCGAAGAGCTGATCGCGGCCGGCGTCGACGCAGTTCAGCTCGATGAGCCCGCCTTCAACGTTTATTTCGAGGAAGTCGAGGACTGGGGCATCGCCGCGCTCGAGGCCGCATTCGGCGGCTTGAGCGTGATCAAAGCCGTTCATATTTGTTACGGTTATGGCATCGAAGCCAACAACAATTGGAAAAAATCGCTCGGCACCGAGTGGGATCAGTACGCGCAGCTCTTCCCCTTCCTCTCGCAAAGCTGCGTCGATCAGGTCAGTATCGAGCTCGCCGGCTCACGCGTTCCACCCGAAGTCCTCTCGCTCTTACGAAACAAGGATGCCGCGATCGGCGTCATCGACGTCGCGAGCGATCGCGTTGAAACCGCGCAAGATGTGCTCGCCACGATTCGCCTCGCGGAAAAATATCTGCCCATGGAACGCATCTGGTGTTCGACCAACTGCGGGATGGCACCGATGCGCCGCGACATTGCATACGCGAAACTGCAAGCCCTCGGCACCGGCGCCGAGTTGGCGCGAGATCACGCGATGCTTGCTACGATGAAACGTTCCAGTCCGGCGTAA
- the prmC gene encoding peptide chain release factor N(5)-glutamine methyltransferase, giving the protein MTVASALAVGIMRLRSGQAAEGVRESARPDAQALLGQILGVDHAWMLAHGDEELTREHLDAFGLLLDERMRGVPIPYLTHLCGFYGREFYVDERVLVPRPETEHAASAAIDALRANKGTRALDVGTGSGVLAITLALEVTGLHVTATDISRDALDVAARNARALQVTELVDFVQCDVFKGTPAQRFDCIVANLPYVPTADVPLPPDPVAYEPPVAVDGGPDGLDVYRRLTSHLSELLAPGGSVVLEAAPATIYLLAGLVKGSLHDVRIEVGTDYAGLERFIVASIA; this is encoded by the coding sequence GTGACCGTTGCCTCGGCCTTAGCCGTCGGCATCATGCGGTTGCGTTCAGGACAAGCGGCAGAGGGAGTTCGCGAATCCGCCCGCCCCGACGCGCAAGCGCTGCTCGGGCAGATTCTCGGCGTCGATCACGCCTGGATGCTCGCACACGGCGACGAGGAACTCACACGGGAGCATCTCGACGCTTTCGGTCTGCTCCTCGACGAGCGGATGCGGGGCGTTCCGATACCGTATCTTACGCACCTCTGCGGATTTTACGGACGCGAATTCTATGTCGACGAGCGCGTGCTCGTCCCGCGTCCCGAGACCGAACACGCGGCTAGCGCGGCGATCGACGCACTACGCGCGAACAAGGGAACGCGCGCGCTCGACGTGGGTACCGGCAGCGGCGTGCTCGCCATTACGCTCGCACTCGAGGTGACGGGATTGCACGTGACGGCAACCGATATCAGCCGCGACGCGCTTGACGTTGCGGCCCGAAACGCACGCGCGCTACAAGTGACGGAACTCGTCGATTTCGTTCAATGTGACGTCTTTAAAGGAACGCCGGCGCAGCGCTTTGACTGCATCGTCGCAAATTTGCCCTACGTTCCAACCGCCGACGTACCGCTGCCGCCGGATCCGGTCGCGTACGAGCCACCGGTCGCTGTAGACGGCGGACCGGACGGGCTGGACGTCTACCGGCGCTTGACCTCGCACTTGAGCGAGCTCCTCGCTCCCGGCGGAAGCGTGGTGCTCGAAGCCGCGCCGGCCACGATCTATCTTCTTGCTGGGCTCGTCAAAGGGTCACTGCACGATGTGCGGATCGAGGTCGGAACCGATTACGCCGGACTGGAACGTTTCATCGTAGCAAGCATCGCGTGA
- the prfA gene encoding peptide chain release factor 1: MSSIYDRLEQMSKRFDEIEAALADTSRPFDQERYMTLARERAKLVEPVETYRSYTRLLADVAANDALLADRSDPEMHALAEEEAQVLRERRKELEERLQEMLIPTDPNDDKDVFIEIRAGAGGDEAGIFAADLLRMYLRYAEDHGMRAEIVSASENEAGGYKEVVVSVKGGEPYRYLKYESGVHRVQRVPVTEAQGRVHTSTATVAVLPEVEEVEVEIRPSDLQIDTFKASGAGGQHVNKTESAIRITHVPTGTIVACSEERSQLQNKDRAMQMLRAVLYDRKQREAQDAVGNLRRSQVGTGDRSEKIRTYNFPQDRITDHRINQNFGNIRGILDGDMDRLVGELQKDEKARLLAGSAVA; encoded by the coding sequence ATGAGCTCTATCTACGACCGTCTCGAACAGATGTCCAAACGCTTCGATGAGATCGAGGCGGCGCTGGCAGATACCAGCCGCCCGTTCGATCAGGAGCGCTATATGACGTTGGCGCGCGAGCGTGCGAAGCTCGTCGAGCCCGTCGAAACGTATCGCTCCTACACGCGTCTCCTCGCCGACGTCGCGGCCAACGATGCGCTACTTGCCGATCGGAGCGATCCGGAGATGCACGCGCTGGCCGAAGAAGAAGCGCAAGTACTGCGCGAGCGGCGCAAAGAGCTCGAGGAACGTCTGCAAGAGATGCTCATCCCGACCGATCCGAACGACGACAAAGACGTCTTCATCGAGATTCGAGCCGGAGCAGGCGGCGACGAAGCCGGCATTTTCGCTGCGGATTTGCTGCGGATGTATTTGCGCTACGCCGAAGATCACGGCATGCGTGCCGAGATTGTCTCGGCGAGTGAGAACGAAGCCGGTGGTTACAAGGAAGTCGTCGTTTCGGTCAAAGGCGGCGAGCCATATCGTTATTTGAAATATGAAAGCGGTGTGCATCGCGTGCAACGCGTCCCCGTGACGGAGGCGCAAGGTCGCGTTCACACCAGCACCGCGACGGTCGCCGTCCTGCCGGAAGTCGAAGAAGTCGAGGTCGAGATCCGCCCGAGCGACCTGCAGATCGATACGTTCAAGGCGAGCGGCGCCGGCGGACAGCACGTCAACAAGACCGAGTCTGCCATACGGATTACGCACGTCCCGACCGGAACGATCGTCGCGTGCAGCGAGGAGCGCTCGCAGCTGCAAAACAAGGATCGCGCCATGCAGATGCTGCGCGCGGTTTTGTACGACCGAAAGCAGCGTGAAGCCCAAGATGCGGTCGGCAATCTGCGGCGTTCGCAAGTCGGTACCGGCGATCGCAGCGAGAAGATTCGAACCTACAACTTCCCGCAAGATCGCATCACCGATCATCGCATCAACCAGAATTTCGGGAACATCCGCGGAATTCTCGACGGCGACATGGACCGTCTCGTCGGCGAACTGCAAAAGGACGAAAAAGCGAGGCTCTTGGCGGGCTCCGCGGTCGCGTGA
- a CDS encoding class I SAM-dependent methyltransferase, with translation MSDFVKMSVRVATVVEMGLPSWMTPYAQHIFGVPTHMTVRERLMLTQTALGLPEGFVVVEIGSYLGASTTFLAAAAVQGSGTVHAVDTWMNEAMGAEGMYDTWAEFCANTAPFTDYIVPHRGTSENIRAETGGIACDMLFIDGDHQYEGVLKDLRLWLPSLRPGGILAMHDFDRAEVQRAFSEIVGPNVSDAPQTLDLLMICRPQSGSAIATKA, from the coding sequence ATGTCCGATTTCGTCAAGATGAGCGTGCGAGTTGCAACGGTGGTCGAAATGGGATTGCCGTCGTGGATGACTCCCTACGCACAGCATATTTTCGGCGTGCCGACGCACATGACAGTGCGAGAACGTCTGATGCTCACGCAGACGGCGCTCGGACTTCCCGAAGGCTTCGTCGTTGTCGAAATCGGCAGCTATCTTGGCGCGAGCACGACGTTTCTCGCCGCCGCCGCAGTGCAGGGGAGCGGAACCGTGCACGCGGTCGATACGTGGATGAACGAAGCGATGGGCGCCGAGGGCATGTACGATACCTGGGCCGAGTTTTGCGCGAACACGGCGCCGTTCACCGACTACATCGTGCCGCATCGCGGCACATCGGAAAACATCCGCGCTGAGACCGGCGGGATCGCATGCGACATGCTGTTCATCGACGGCGACCATCAGTACGAGGGCGTTCTCAAGGATCTGCGACTGTGGCTTCCGTCGCTGCGTCCAGGTGGAATTCTCGCGATGCACGATTTCGATCGCGCCGAAGTTCAGCGCGCATTTTCCGAGATTGTCGGACCGAACGTCAGCGACGCCCCACAAACGCTCGACTTGCTGATGATCTGCCGTCCTCAAAGCGGATCCGCAATCGCAACGAAGGCCTGA
- the rpmE gene encoding 50S ribosomal protein L31: MKEKIHPKWHPAAKVVCNCGSTFTTGSTLPEIHVEICAACHPFFTGTQKLVDTAGRVDKYNQRLAAAGKKKEEAAARVRAREAAKTADI; the protein is encoded by the coding sequence GTGAAAGAGAAGATTCATCCAAAATGGCACCCCGCGGCCAAAGTCGTTTGCAACTGCGGGAGTACCTTTACGACCGGTTCGACGCTCCCGGAGATTCACGTTGAGATCTGCGCGGCGTGTCACCCGTTCTTTACCGGAACGCAAAAGTTGGTAGACACGGCCGGCCGCGTCGACAAGTACAACCAACGCCTGGCCGCCGCCGGCAAGAAGAAGGAAGAAGCGGCTGCGCGCGTCCGCGCACGCGAGGCCGCAAAAACAGCCGACATATAG
- a CDS encoding O-acetylhomoserine aminocarboxypropyltransferase/cysteine synthase family protein — MQDHNFGFRTRALHAGTPPDPATGARALPLYMSTSFVFDSTEHAAELFALRTYGNIYSRIGNPTVAAFEERMASLEGGLGAVATASGLSAQLCTVLALAQAGDHIVASANLYGGTVTQFTVTLKRMGIEATLVPGGEPGPLAAAIRPNTRLLFTETIGNPAGNIADLATLSSVAHEHGVPLVVDNTFASPYLCRPMEWGADIVIHSATKFIGGHGTALGGIIVESGKFNWAAGRHPLLSEPSPGYHDMNFAETFGEYAFLMRLRAEVLRDVGAAMSPMNAWLMVQGLETLAFRMQGHCANALALAKWLKGRDEVAWVSYAGIDDSQADRVRKYLPQGAGSIFTFGLRGEREAGRAFIEALELWSHLANVGDAKSLVIHPATTTHQQLTDKELLASGVTPEMIRLSVGLEDLEDLIWDIENGLRAARSAGTAAVK; from the coding sequence ATGCAAGACCACAACTTCGGCTTTCGAACACGCGCACTGCACGCCGGAACACCACCCGATCCGGCAACCGGCGCTCGCGCTCTTCCTCTGTATATGAGCACGAGCTTCGTCTTCGATTCGACCGAGCACGCAGCCGAGCTGTTTGCGCTGCGTACGTACGGCAATATTTACTCGCGCATCGGCAATCCGACGGTTGCCGCATTCGAAGAGCGCATGGCGAGCCTCGAGGGGGGTCTCGGCGCGGTTGCGACCGCGAGTGGCCTCTCGGCACAACTATGCACCGTACTGGCGCTCGCACAAGCCGGCGATCACATCGTGGCTTCCGCGAATCTCTATGGCGGCACAGTCACTCAATTCACGGTAACCCTTAAGCGAATGGGCATCGAGGCGACGCTCGTTCCCGGTGGGGAGCCGGGACCGCTTGCAGCCGCGATTCGCCCGAATACGCGCCTGCTGTTCACGGAGACGATCGGCAATCCGGCCGGCAACATCGCGGATCTCGCCACGCTTTCGAGCGTCGCGCACGAGCACGGCGTTCCGCTCGTGGTCGACAACACGTTTGCGTCTCCGTATCTCTGCCGTCCGATGGAGTGGGGCGCAGACATCGTCATCCATTCCGCAACGAAATTCATTGGCGGACACGGTACGGCGCTTGGCGGCATCATCGTCGAGAGCGGAAAATTCAATTGGGCCGCCGGACGTCATCCGCTTCTTTCGGAGCCAAGTCCCGGTTATCACGACATGAATTTCGCCGAGACCTTTGGCGAATACGCGTTTCTGATGCGCCTGCGCGCCGAAGTGCTCCGTGACGTGGGCGCCGCAATGTCGCCGATGAATGCGTGGCTGATGGTGCAAGGCCTCGAGACGCTTGCGTTTCGCATGCAAGGTCACTGCGCGAACGCTCTCGCGCTCGCGAAGTGGCTCAAAGGCCGCGACGAAGTCGCGTGGGTATCGTACGCGGGCATCGATGATTCCCAAGCCGACCGTGTTCGCAAATATCTCCCGCAGGGCGCCGGTTCGATCTTCACGTTCGGGCTGCGCGGCGAACGCGAAGCCGGCCGCGCGTTCATCGAAGCGCTCGAGCTTTGGAGCCATCTGGCTAATGTCGGCGACGCGAAGAGCCTCGTGATCCATCCGGCGACGACGACGCATCAGCAGCTGACCGACAAAGAGCTGCTTGCGTCCGGCGTTACTCCCGAGATGATCCGGCTTTCCGTCGGTCTCGAAGATCTCGAGGATCTCATTTGGGATATCGAAAACGGGTTGCGCGCAGCGCGTAGCGCCGGAACGGCAGCGGTCAAATGA
- a CDS encoding CoA-binding protein: protein MILTTIAQRRALLDRSTSVAMIGASPNATRPSYFVFSYLRTRGRYDVAPINPTTDAIDGVKSYPSLTAYAAERGVPDIVDVFRRPDQLMPIVEEAIAIGARAIWFQYGVINEDSIKRADEAGLDVVVDRCIKVESARFDGGLAIGGLNTHLITSRRRQVTSSPGGGLR, encoded by the coding sequence ATGATTCTGACGACGATTGCGCAGCGGCGCGCGCTCTTGGACCGTTCGACCAGCGTTGCGATGATCGGTGCCTCGCCGAACGCGACGCGGCCGAGCTATTTCGTTTTTTCCTACTTACGGACGCGGGGACGGTACGACGTCGCGCCGATCAATCCAACGACTGATGCCATCGACGGCGTGAAGTCCTACCCTTCGCTCACTGCGTACGCGGCCGAGCGCGGTGTACCTGACATCGTCGACGTCTTTCGCAGGCCGGATCAATTGATGCCGATCGTCGAGGAAGCCATTGCAATAGGCGCACGGGCAATCTGGTTTCAGTACGGCGTGATCAACGAAGATTCGATCAAACGCGCCGATGAGGCGGGTCTCGACGTCGTCGTCGATCGCTGCATCAAGGTCGAGTCGGCACGATTCGACGGCGGCCTGGCCATCGGCGGCTTGAACACGCACTTGATCACCTCGCGACGGCGGCAGGTCACCTCATCGCCGGGCGGAGGATTGCGCTGA